One Atribacterota bacterium genomic window carries:
- a CDS encoding NADH-quinone oxidoreductase subunit K, with product MIGNFPFVAVVILIGLGIYTLIFKKNLIKIAIGITLIENGTNLFLITLGYRKGAVAPIYTQAPEGVKMVLPTPQALTLTSIVIGVATTALILSIAMILYQKYGTLNTDEIRRLRG from the coding sequence ATGATTGGAAATTTTCCCTTTGTTGCAGTGGTAATTTTGATTGGATTAGGAATCTATACCCTGATTTTTAAGAAAAATCTAATTAAGATTGCCATCGGAATAACACTAATTGAAAATGGTACCAATTTATTTTTAATTACTTTAGGATACCGAAAGGGAGCCGTAGCGCCAATTTATACACAGGCGCCAGAAGGAGTCAAAATGGTTCTTCCTACACCTCAAGCTTTAACCTTGACCAGTATTGTTATAGGAGTTGCTACAACTGCTTTGATTCTTTCTATTGCCATGATTCTTTACCAAAAATATGGTACATTAAATACAGATGAAATAAGGAGGTTAAGAGGATGA
- a CDS encoding hydrogenase produces MNIGLLETGSGYWNAIIWVLVTIIVGIGVLWLRNKGEGNYKKDTNQTKPFLSGNPEVSKEDSHVGASHIYWGFTEALKNYYEPLIKLHTGDINDYSGWIVLVMAIIFIIVGVS; encoded by the coding sequence ATGAATATTGGTTTATTAGAAACAGGAAGTGGTTACTGGAATGCGATAATATGGGTCTTAGTTACTATTATAGTTGGAATTGGTGTTTTATGGCTAAGGAATAAAGGTGAAGGAAACTATAAAAAAGATACCAATCAAACAAAACCTTTCCTTTCTGGCAATCCAGAAGTAAGTAAAGAAGACTCTCATGTCGGAGCAAGCCATATCTACTGGGGATTCACTGAGGCTTTAAAGAATTATTATGAGCCCCTGATTAAACTACATACCGGGGACATTAATGATTATAGTGGATGGATTGTTTTAGTAATGGCTATTATATTTATTATAGTTGGGGTGAGTTAG
- a CDS encoding proton-conducting transporter membrane subunit, whose amino-acid sequence MSSILMHAPALVIALPLLAAFITPVIGRFNRKTISWFVSFILGLTLLLIIFIANQVLTNGALIYVFGGSEAGLTLPSGYTVPIRIIFHIDGMGIFMGLITAVVSFLAAIYSISFMEQHSGLEKYYTLLLLLATGMFGMELTGDIFNFFVFLEIASIASVALISFRSTLAGEPAEAGFKYMVVSSISALMVLFAIGLFYGQYDVLNMATIASVMQFTQLDKIALILLVSVLAMKAGSVPMHMWTPDAYSEAPAAITMVLVAASQASLYALFRITFSLYNVTLNTVTVGWIIIILGILSMFIGVTMAIIQKDIKRLMAYHAISQTGYMLLGVGVGLAVLANPVALESFGIKAMEGGIFHIMNHAMYKGLLFLTAGALFYRTGTRDLNKMGGLANNMMYTTIFFIIGAAAIAGIPPFNGFASKLIIYESVYQFNPLLSIIAMLVSILTLASFVKVFHSAFLGPKLEKYKSVQEVPKSMVVAMATLACIIVFFGLFPDLIVKHIVHPAVMALINQAHYTATILGGI is encoded by the coding sequence ATGAGCAGCATTTTGATGCATGCACCTGCTTTAGTAATTGCCTTGCCTCTATTAGCGGCTTTTATTACTCCTGTTATAGGTCGTTTTAATCGTAAAACAATAAGTTGGTTTGTATCCTTTATATTAGGACTAACGTTATTATTGATCATATTCATAGCTAATCAGGTCTTAACTAATGGTGCTTTGATTTATGTTTTTGGAGGAAGTGAGGCAGGTTTAACATTACCATCTGGATATACAGTACCCATCAGAATCATTTTCCATATTGACGGAATGGGAATATTTATGGGATTGATAACAGCCGTTGTCTCTTTTTTAGCTGCTATTTATTCAATTTCTTTTATGGAACAACATAGTGGATTAGAAAAGTATTACACACTGTTACTCTTATTGGCAACCGGGATGTTTGGTATGGAATTAACTGGAGATATTTTCAACTTTTTTGTTTTTTTGGAGATCGCTTCTATTGCTTCAGTAGCGCTGATTTCCTTTCGGAGTACTCTTGCAGGTGAACCTGCTGAGGCAGGATTTAAATATATGGTAGTTAGTTCCATATCTGCCTTAATGGTACTATTTGCTATTGGATTATTTTATGGTCAATATGATGTTTTGAACATGGCGACTATTGCCAGTGTTATGCAATTTACCCAACTTGATAAAATAGCTTTAATACTTTTAGTATCTGTTTTGGCAATGAAGGCAGGTTCAGTGCCAATGCATATGTGGACACCAGATGCTTATTCGGAAGCCCCGGCAGCGATTACTATGGTTCTGGTTGCTGCCAGTCAAGCTAGCCTTTATGCTCTTTTTAGAATTACATTTTCTCTCTATAATGTCACTTTAAATACAGTAACAGTTGGCTGGATTATTATTATTCTGGGTATACTTTCTATGTTTATCGGTGTTACTATGGCTATTATTCAGAAGGATATTAAGCGTTTAATGGCTTATCACGCCATTTCTCAGACTGGTTATATGCTTTTAGGAGTGGGAGTAGGCCTGGCTGTTCTAGCAAATCCGGTAGCTTTAGAAAGTTTTGGAATAAAAGCAATGGAAGGTGGAATCTTTCATATTATGAACCATGCTATGTATAAAGGTTTATTATTTTTAACTGCTGGTGCCTTATTCTATAGGACAGGTACCAGAGATTTAAATAAGATGGGTGGTTTAGCTAATAACATGATGTATACTACTATCTTCTTTATAATCGGTGCAGCAGCTATTGCTGGAATACCACCCTTTAATGGTTTTGCCTCCAAGTTAATTATCTATGAGTCAGTCTATCAATTTAATCCTTTATTATCAATTATTGCTATGCTGGTTAGTATTTTAACCCTGGCTTCTTTTGTGAAAGTATTTCATAGTGCCTTTTTAGGTCCTAAACTGGAAAAATATAAGTCAGTACAGGAAGTTCCTAAAAGTATGGTAGTGGCAATGGCTACCTTAGCCTGCATCATTGTATTTTTTGGATTATTTCCCGATCTCATCGTTAAACATATTGTTCATCCTGCAGTGATGGCTTTGATTAATCAGGCTCACTATACCGCAACAATATTGGGAGGAATATAG
- a CDS encoding NADH-quinone oxidoreductase subunit B family protein, which yields MKLDKYLDRSLWVFHLNTGSCNGCDIEIVALLTPRYDVERFGIKLVGSPKHADVLLVTGPVNRKMLPRLKLIYEQTPDPKAVIVVGTCGTSGGVFYDSYNIVGPVDKHIPVDVYVPGCPIRPEAIINGVLKAWLKLERLRGSSGAEIEKKIEEVSA from the coding sequence ATGAAATTAGATAAGTATTTAGATCGTTCTTTATGGGTATTTCATTTAAATACAGGTTCTTGTAATGGTTGTGATATTGAAATTGTGGCTTTATTAACACCAAGATATGATGTGGAAAGATTTGGTATAAAACTGGTGGGAAGCCCAAAGCATGCCGATGTACTATTAGTGACTGGTCCTGTCAATAGAAAGATGCTACCAAGGTTGAAACTGATATATGAACAGACTCCCGATCCCAAAGCTGTTATTGTAGTTGGCACCTGTGGTACAAGTGGCGGTGTATTTTATGATTCTTATAATATAGTGGGACCAGTGGACAAGCACATTCCCGTGGATGTATATGTACCTGGATGTCCAATAAGGCCAGAAGCAATAATTAATGGAGTCTTGAAAGCCTGGTTAAAATTAGAGAGATTAAGAGGCTCCTCTGGTGCAGAGATTGAAAAGAAAATAGAAGAGGTTAGTGCTTAA